A single genomic interval of Labeo rohita strain BAU-BD-2019 chromosome 13, IGBB_LRoh.1.0, whole genome shotgun sequence harbors:
- the LOC127174804 gene encoding heat shock protein 30 translates to MLSLIGFQPSLSSFMGTDWPVRSLWPEITPLYRHAEVLQELKSSLEKLQHKILEEIQQEIYPVACTMEKEGSGFALTLDTKDFSPEELSVRQVGRKLRVSGKSEKKQEDGKGSYSYRIQEFRRVFDLPQGVNPEAVTCSMADGKLYIQAPVNQPSEAAERMLPIDCQTVKTTQPETDETQHHTSTAQKTLNNPENTEDRRQPSAGQS, encoded by the coding sequence ATGTTGAGCCTGATTGGATTCCAGCCTTCCCTCAGCTCATTCATGGGAACTGACTGGCCGGTGCGCAGTCTCTGGCCGGAGATCACACCTCTTTACAGACACGCAGAGGTACTGCAGGAGCTGAAGAGCAGCCTGGAGAAACTTCAGCACAAGATCTTGGAGGAGATCCAGCAGGAGATCTACCCGGTCGCCTGCACAATGGAGAAAGAGGGAAGCGGCTTTGCTTTGACGCTGGACACTAAAGACTTTTCCCCAGAAGAGCTGTCAGTCAGACAGGTGGGCAGGAAGCTGCGTGTCAGCGGAAAGAGCGAAAAGAAGCAGGAGGACGGGAAAGGCTCGTACTCTTACAGAATCCAAGAGTTCAGACGGGTGTTTGATCTGCCTCAAGGAGTGAATCCTGAGGCGGTGACCTGCTCCATGGCTGATGGAAAGCTCTACATACAGGCACCAGTAAATCAGCCATCTGAAGCAGCTGAGAGGATGCTGCCCATTGACTGTCAAACTGTGAAGACAACGCAGCCAGAGACAGACGAGACACAACACCACACCAGCACAGCACAGAAGACACTCAACAATCCTGAAAACACTGAGGACAGAAGACAACCCTCTGCTGGACAATCTTAA
- the psmb1 gene encoding proteasome subunit beta type-1: MISAQAYGENGKMKEYHYTGPVEHKFSPYAFNGGTVLAVAGEDFAIVASDTRLSEGYSIHSRDSPKCYKLTDTTVLGCSGFHGDCLTLTKIIEARLKMYKHSNNKSMTSGAIAAMLSTILYGRRFFPYYVYNIIGGLDEEGRGAVYSFDPVGSYQRDTYKAGGSASAMLQPLLDNQIGFKNMENVEQVPLTLEKAVQLVKDVFISAAERDVYTGDALKICIVTKKGIEEEIVPLRKD, from the exons ATGATTTCTGCTCAGGCTTATGGAGAAAATGGGAAGATGAAGGAGTATCACTACACAGGTCCGGTGGAGCATAAATTCTCTCCTTATGCCTTCAACGGAGG GACTGTACTGGCGGTGGCCGGTGAGGACTTTGCTATCGTGGCTTCAGACACACGTTTAAGTGAGGGGTACAGCATCCACAGCCGAGACTCCCCGAAATGCTACaaact GACAGACACTACAGTGCTTGGCTGCAGTGGTTTTCATGGCGACTGCTTGACGCTAACCAAAATCATTGAGGCAAGACTGAAG ATGTACAAGCATTCGAATAACAAGAGCATGACAAGTGGAGCTATCGCAGCCATGCTGTCCACCATTCTGTACGGCAGGCGTTTCTTCCCTTACTATGTGTACAACATCATCGGCGGTCTTGATGAGGAGG GTCGAGGTGCCGTTTATAGTTTTGATCCCGTTGGTTCTTACCAGAGAGACACGTACAAAGCAGGCGGCTCTGCAAGTGCAATGCTGCAGCCTCTTCTTGACAACCAG ATTGGATTTAAGAACATGGAGAACGTGGAGCAGGTTCCCCTGACCCTGGAGAAGGCCGTGCAGCTGGTGAAAGATGTTTTCATCTCGGCCGCTGAGAGGGACGTCTACACAGGAGATGCCCTCAAGATCTGCATCGTCACCAAGAAAGGCATTGAAGAAGAGATCGTGCCACTCAGGAAAGACTGA